GTCTTCTTGTCTGACACAAACAAGTTAACATAATTCAGCAAAATGAACGAGACAATAAATTTAACATAATTCAACATAAATTTAACCAACGTGGgcgactgcggcgggagcaaaaattaaaATGGGATATTTTTTGCTCCCGCCGCGGTCGCCcacgttggttaaatttatggtcaaacttaaATCTCGAAAAGCGCGggcgcactacattatggaatggagggagtataacatTGCATCCAACAGCGTCCTATCTGTTTGAAGAAGCAGAATATTACGTGCTGTAACGAGACATGCATTTCAATGTAATTTCCGCTAATTTCTGCTGTACTGGTCAAGTGGTTATTAGAGGGGATTAGACAGAAACCAAATCTGTGATCTGGCATTGTCGGGAAAGACAAGAATTTCATCTACGAATTACGGGACAGACAACAGGCTCACCAAACTGATTTCTCATGGACAGAAGCGCAGAGCTCTGActttcatgtcaacattttcatattTCATCcacaatcatttttttcttcagagaaTCTAATGAACATTATTTTTCCGCGTGCAGATTCCACACATATGATGGCACATTAGTGATAGAATGAATGGTAGAAAGGAAACAAATGACTGACATGCATCCATTGCAATTTTAAGACACAACTTGGATGGTGAAACAATGTTAATCAGTCTAAGTCAGACACATGGGAAGATTCAGCAAGTCATAAGCAATGCTTTACACAAATATTACAAAGTTGCAGCTTACCTGGTTTTGACTTTGCGGATGATGGCTGGACAACGACATGCATTGTTATAACAGTGCTGGGAAGATCACCAAAAGGTGCTCTGCACTGTGCAATATTCTTGTCATTTTCTAGAATTTTGCCTCCACTTATCAGTTTCACATCATTAGCACTCTTTGGGACAATTGTTTTATCTACAAGCAGAATCATTACAGAATTAGAAATATTACACAAGCAGCGGAGGAGATATAACTATTCTTGGGGAAAAAAATTCAGAAATGCAGTACGAAAGTACATATGCAGCAAACTACCTAAAACCTTGGCAAAAATGCTACCCATACATCTTAAAATGCAGGATTTTAGGAATTTTATTACATCAAGTTGAACAAAAATATTAACAGCAGCTAAATACAATTAGAACAGTTATCTTTACTGAAGCAATCACGACATAATAAGAAGACAAATCACGGCATGTGCCTTGTGTGCAGGTAGGGTAGAAAGATGTATTGGTAATAGGGAAGCCAAGGCAGGATAAATTTTAAGGCAATGCTATGCAGAAgcggtaaagctgttgccttgtgaccatgaggtcacgggttcgagtcctggaaagagcctcttgcagaaatgtagggaaaggctgcgtacaaaagacccaaagtggtcggacccttccccgaacCCTGCACAAGCAGGAGCTTCGTGCACCGGGCTGCCCAATGCTATGCAGAAGTTAAGTTCGGATCAACAAGAATGTTCCATAATATCAGATCCTAAGCAAAGTTCCTGTCCCATTTGACAATATTGCCTTTTGAGAGAATTGCAAGTTAGATGTCTTAAAATCataacgatcattagattcattgATCCACAATAACAGGGAGTACAAGCACACAAGACAGCAGAACTAAGCGATAAACAAATGGAAATATAAAAACAATATGGCAAAACGTAAGGCATATGCCATTTAACACAGCACAAATGTATGAACCCAGTTTTCACTCCCTACCAACAAAATAGATATGACATTCTTTTTAATATCCCCGTGGATGGAATTAGAATGTGATTAACACATGCTGGCTGCTGACAATGAAATACACAAGCTCAGATGAACGTTATGAGCTTCTCCAGTGTTTGTGGCTCCTAGAGCATCTTCCTGTTGGGCTCTCTGTGGTCTACTTCACAGCCTTCCTCTTTGGCTTACTATAGAGGCATAGAGTAATATTTTGAGCATCACACACTCACTATTGAACAATTTAAAAGATATCCTAAAGTGGAGTGCTGCGGTGCCCATTCAAGGAATTCCTGGAAATAGTTGCGCATTTGTTGGAAATCAGagagggcaggcctggcgcagtggtgaagtcctccccacttgtgccaagaggtcctgggttcgaaccagcctctctgcattgcactttgcaggggtaagactaggttcctataatccctccccagaccccaccttgtgtgggagcttctatgcactgggtctgtccttgtTGGAAATCAGAGACATCCTACACATCATGTGTTGTCAACGTCCCACTTATCAAAACGGGCTATGGTAAAGCACATTAACATGTCTGCCTACCACTGGCGGAGCTTCTTGGAGGCCAAAGGGGGTTGTGACCCCCCCTTCCAAAAGTGCAAAAAAAATTGACTATTAAACATTTTTGTGCATTTCATCAGTGAAGTATATTGACTATAGAGCACCAAATCAATTTACCGGGCAGATATTCTACGTACAAAGCTAGCTACCCAAAGCAGCTTGATTGATATTTGTACTTGCAGCTCCTCGTACATAAAGCTTTATTCTAGATCGCCTTTTTTTAAATGATCGCTTCTCTCTGGAAGAAACTCTCCTCAACTTGCAACAGTGAAAATAAAAAACATATCGGAAGTCTTACTTTGTCTCTCATTTTTCCCGGTACAACATCATCTATATCCCGTTTTGATTTCACCTCATCTCTACATGCATGGCGATTTGATTTTCTAATCATCCTCCTAATTCTCAGTTTTATTTCTCCCTTTCACAGCTTGGACTGTCAACCGCCGCCCGGCCGCCACACCAGCTGCTGCATCTGCGCATGGAACATCTTGTGCTGCTGCGCGCCACCGCCAAAATGGCCAGCCGACGACCGCAAATGAGCCAAACTGCCAAAGGATGCAAGGAGCAAGATATATTCGATTGATATGTAATTTTGTGTGAGTTGGTCTTGATTTCAAGCACATTTTGCTTTTGGTTAAAATTTTGGCCCCCTGTTAATTGTGTGTCACGCTCCACCACTGCTGCCTACATTATAGCCCCAAGCATGGCTCCTCCGCTGTTCGCTTAGATACCAAAGACCATCCTGGATTATTACCGTAAAAGAAGACGTCTCCTATACACATCTGATACCTCTCTAATTTAAGCTGTACTTTAGAATATTAACGAGACCTAGCACTTGCTAGTTATAGAAGCACACATATTTTCCCAAAATCAGACAAGCAACAAATCTTGCAGGCACCAAACAAGCAAATATAAAGAAGCATGAAGCTTGCTCATCACCCCTTATTCCCGTCTACTGTCGTCACGCAGAGGGAACAAACAAGCATGGGTTCCTTTACAAATTTAGTGGTGCAGATGGCACAAGCACAAACTAGAGCTTGCACAGACACCACACCACAAGAATCGCATAACATCGTGCGAGAATCAAGAGCTCAAGAGATGGAATCTTTAGGACCTTTGGGCCAATCGGCAACGACGCGGTCCTTGAGTGCGGCGACGGTGGTAGCAGCGGCGTTGCAGCGGATGGGGCCGATGTCAGAGCCGTCGAAGAGCCGGAACTTCacctctacctcctcctcctccgctcccgCCCCTGCATccgctctctcttcctctctcgttCCCTCCACCTTGGTCTCCTCCCCCTGGGCCATTTCTTGGCCTCCCACCAAGACCTCGAATACTCCCGGGACCCCGCGGGGAATCTGAGCTGGGCTCGGCTGCTCCAATCAAGAACTTGCGAGCTCGGTGGGGGTAGAGACGGGAGGGATTCGGAGCTTGGTTTAGGGTTTGGTGGGAGGCAACGAGGGTAGGAGAGGAGGAGCAGGAGAGAAGAGGAGACGCTTTGCAACTGCAAAGGAAAGGTAGGAGAAAATTCTCTTCTCCTTTTCTCCCGTGAGATTGCTGATTATTTCGGACTTGGTCTTTTTCTCCTGTCCTTTTTAATTTTTTACAATTTCCTGTATTTTTTATGATGTTTCTTTTTCAGTTTTGCTAAAGAGTGCCATaggtattgcacatctaagttaaAAAAATGTTTTACATTTTAGGACGGAGGGAATATGTCATTAATTTTACATAATTCTTTTCTCATATCTAGAACCATGCTTATTGTTACTTCGAGAAACAATATAGCACCACCACACACCCACATATTGTCCACTTCGCTGAGTGCATAGGGTGTGCGTATACTTCTATATCGTTGATTTGACCTAAATATGTCGCTTAATCAAATTGTTGGTTTAGAGGTATGCATACACATGACAGAAGAAAACATTGACAGAACCTAAACCGTCAGATCTTAATGTAGGGGGTCATAATCTAGATGTCTTGAAATGAGAGTAACAGAGATACGATAAATTTACTCAAGTTTGAGCTTTTCGAGGAAATAATAACCTACGTCGTGTTTGTGTTTACTACATTGGAGTAAGTATAAAGTCCTAAGTATCTACCAAGTGATTTCTTATGTTTTCTACAAGCCAGGGCCCTCGGTGTATACAGGTACGGGGGGTTATAGGGTATTAGGTCCTAGTTGGCTACGTACAAGGAGGCAGAGTCCTCGCAGATCATGTATGAAAAGTCTTATGGAACCTTCTCATTATATGTCATGGGCTGCCCGATATGATCCATGTCGAAATCAACAAGGGGATCTCATATCCCGTCCACCAAGTCAGGAGTCGACATGTTGAGAGGCCCATTAAGGCATGTACAATTATGCTATCataggagtgccacgtaggataatggctgaggtgagagagagagaccatATGAAAAGGTTTGCCTATTCTTGTTTAAGAGATTATCTCTTGGCAACAATTGTCTCTCCACGTATTTAGAGATATCTAGTTATTGAAGACAAGACTAGGAATAACCCATTGTGCATCATTTTTTATTGTCTCATCTAGATTAGATCGAGGGACATAAGATAAGGCAGTCTTATTTAGGACAGTAAAACTGAGCCTCTTTCCAGCCCTCTCGCGCACTCAACGTATCTGACCATTCGATTGAGCATCCACACATTTTTGGTCATTGGATTTCTCTGTAATAGCTAGCTTCACGTGAGTGGGCCGACTGTCCAAAAAGGGCAACTACTCCGTGGAAAAAACGAACATCTGTGATTGATTGGCCCATTTGCACAAAGCAGACGGCCTGTCTAGCGTCGGCACAACGAAGTCCATCAATAAGGAAGTTAATGAAGAAAAAAGGGGGCTAAGTCGTTCCTCTCGTGGCGGTGAAGGCTCAGTTCTTGCAGGCATCAAAGGGGACTAGTGGATGACGCGCGCCATGCTGCGCCATTTTTCATAGATGGAGTGTATTTTTCATGCTTACGTTGTAGATATTTCACACTATTTGTTTGTTTGTTGGGATATTTGACGTGTTTCTTCATTTTTCACTAGGCAACATATCGATACcttgtcggcgaggtcggggagccCACCGAGCTTGCCGTCGCTGCTGTCACGCGAGTCCCTGCCTCCTCCACTATCGCTCTCCCAAAACTTACTAATGAACATGGCCAGATCCATCTCGCTCTCGTGGTGTCTCCCGAGCCCATCTCCGCCTCCACGTGTCCGCGGCCAAAGCTCGCCCACCCTCGTTGAAGCAGGGCCCTCCTCCGTTGCGCCACACAGCGCCCGGCCATGGCAGGGAACCAAACTACTTGGCCACAAGAATCATGCCTTGAGTCCCTCCCGCCGAGGAATCGGGTCGTGTGGCAGCTCGAACAAATGATTCCCTGTCTAAACTCGAACGCGAACCGACCAAATCCAGTTGGAATGAGAAGGGAAGAGACCCTTGAATCCAAACCTCATGATGGTCGAGCATGTGAATTCGAAGTTGATTAAAGGGATAATGGGGATATAGCTGCTCGATCAGCATCAACCTCCCTCCAGATCAAAGATTAGCAATAGAGCAACAGAGGATTAGCAACAGAGCAACAACAATAACGCAGAGGATACTGGAGCAAGCGATAGCGAGCGGCGCCGGTGTAAATAAAGAAAGCAGAGGAGAGACCAACCTTGAATTTTGCTTTTGAGGCGGTGCGTGAGGAAATCAGGAAGGACGTTGCCGCTTTGCGATTTGCCTCCTACTTCCTCCGGTCCTTTTTaatctgcatataagttttgtccgaaGTTAAAGTATCTCtgctttgaccaaacttatagaagaAAGTATTAACATTCATAATACCAAATCAATATGGTAAAATtaattatgaaatgtagtttcatagtatgAATATTTGGTACCGTAGATTTTGATATTTTCTAATCTAATTCTAGTCAAACTTTGTAGAATTTGACTTGATACAAATCTAATACGTAAAGTAAAAAAGACCGGAGGAGTACGCATGTATTGGTGAAATTTTCTAAGAAGCGACGCGAAGCAAATGTTTGACCAGCTCAGAACCCATTGACCATAGGGGTCCACCTTGTAAAAAAACGCTCGAGCCTGGAGCAACATACCGATAtcttgtcggcgaggtcggggagccCACCAAGCTTGCCACCACTGCTGTCGCGTGAGTCCCTGCCTCCTCCACTGTCGCTCTCCAAAAACTTACTGAtgaactaaaggaaatatgccctagaggcaataatacatttgttattttatatttccttattcatgataaaggtttattattcatgctagaattgtattgattggaaacctaaatacatgtgtgaatacataaacaaataccatgtccctagtgagcctctagtagtctagctcgttgatcaaagatggttaaggtgccctaaccatagacatgtgttgtcatttgataatgggatcacatcattaggagaatgatgcgatggacaagacccatctgttagcttagcataatgatcgttcagttttattgctattgctttcttcatgtcaaatacatattcctttgactatgagattatgcaactcccgggtaccggaggaatgccttgtgtgctatcaaatgtcataacgtaactgggtgattataaagatgctatacaggtatctccgaagatgtttgttgagttggcatagatcaagattaggatttgtcactccgagtatcggagaggtatctctggcccctctcagtaatacacatcataagtttgcaagaaaatgactaaggagttagtcacgaggtgatgtattacggaacgagtaaagagacttgtcggtaacgagattgaactaggtatgaagataccaacgatcgaatctcgggcaagtaacataccaatggacaaagggaagtacatatgttgtcataacagttcgaccgataaagatcttcatagaatatgtaggatccaatatgggcatccaggttccactattgattgttgaccggagaggtgtctcggtcatgtctacacagttctcgaacccgtagggtctgcacgcttaacgttcgttgacgatatagtattatatgagttatgtgatttggtgaccgaatgttattcgcagtcccagatgagatcacagacatgacgaggagtctcaaaatggtcgagaggtgaagattgatatatagggcgatcgtattcggacatcggaattgtTCTGGAGGGTACCgtgtacttatcgggtcaccgaaaagGAGTTtcaggcacccccggcaaagatatgggccttatgggccaagtgagggaacacaccagccctggtgcgcccctatagaggcCA
The window above is part of the Triticum aestivum cultivar Chinese Spring chromosome 2A, IWGSC CS RefSeq v2.1, whole genome shotgun sequence genome. Proteins encoded here:
- the LOC123189073 gene encoding membrane-anchored ubiquitin-fold protein 4, producing MAQGEETKVEGTREEERADAGAGAEEEEVEVKFRLFDGSDIGPIRCNAAATTVAALKDRVVADWPKDKTIVPKSANDVKLISGGKILENDKNIAQCRAPFGDLPSTVITMHVVVQPSSAKSKPDKKTNKLPKTTRCSCTIL